A single window of Hemitrygon akajei unplaced genomic scaffold, sHemAka1.3 Scf000136, whole genome shotgun sequence DNA harbors:
- the LOC140723790 gene encoding uncharacterized protein: MDPVQITEVEVFAVFRQKGFTQFSLLGAPVSSHHTGQRLVICCITGKGFTQSSDLMAHQRIHTREQPFTCSECGKRFTVSSHLKSHQRVHTGEKPFTCSECGKGFTVSSHLQSHQRVHTGEKPFTCSECGKGFTVSSHLQRHQRVHTGEKLFTCSECGKGFTQSAHLQRHQRVHTGEKPFTCSECGRSFADSTSLQKHQRVHTGEKPFGCSECGKRFTESSQLQRHQRVHTGERPFTCSECGKRFTHSSTLQVHQRVHTGEEPFTCSVCGKGFTQSSHLQSHQRVHTGERPFTCSACGKSFTHLSNLQRHQRVHTGEKPFTCSVCGKRFSQSTNLQNHQRVHTGERPFTCSECGKGFTQSAHLQIHQRIHTGEKPFTCSVCGKGFTDSSTQQKHQQVHTGEKPFTCSVCGKRFTRSFNLQNHQRVHTGEKPFTCSECGKRFTRLSHLQSHQRVHTGEKPFTCSVCGKGFTQSPQLLAHQSVHNGEWP; this comes from the exons atggaccctgtacagattactgaGGTGGAGGTGTTCGCTGTCTTTCGGCAA aaaggattcactcagttttcCCTCCTGGgggcaccagtcagttcacaccacactggacagaggctggtcatctgctgtattactgggaaaggattcactcagtcatctgacctaatggctcaccagcgaattcacaccagggagcagccgttcacttgctcagaatgtgggaagagattcactgtgtcATCCCACCtaaagagtcatcagcgagttcacactggggagaagccgttcacctgttcagaatgtgggaagggattcactgtgtcatcccacctacagagtcatcagcgagttcacactggggagaagccattcacctgctcagaatgtgggaagggattcactgtgtcatcccacctacagagacatcagcgagttcacactggggagaagctgttcacctgctcagaatgtgggaagggattcactcagtcagcccacttgcagagacatcagcgagttcacactggggagaagccattcacctgctcagaatgtgggaggagttTCGCTGATTCAACCAGcctacagaaacaccagcgagttcacactggggagaagccattcggctgctcagaatgtgggaagagattcactgagtcgtcccaactacagagacaccagcgagttcacactggggagaggccgttcacctgctcagaatgtgggaagagattcactcattcatccaccctgcaggtacatcagcgagttcacactggggaagagccattcacctgctcagtctgtgggaagggatttactcagtcatcccacctacagagtcaccagcgagttcatactggggagaggccgttcacttgctcagcctgtgggaagagcttcactcacttatccaacctacagagacatcagcgagttcacactggggagaagccgttcacctgctcagtctgtgggaagagattcagtcAATCAAccaacctacagaatcatcagcgagttcacactggggagaggcccttcacctgctcagaatgtgggaagggattcactcagtcagcccaCCTGCAGATTCATCaaagaattcacactggggagaagccgttcacctgctcagtctgtgggaagggattcactgattcatccacccaacagaaacatcagcaagttcacactggggagaagccattcacctgctcagtctgtgggaagagattcactcggtcattcaacctacagaatcatcagcgagttcacactggggagaagccgttcacctgctcagaatgtgggaagagattcactcggttatcccacctacagagtcatcagcgagttcacactggggagaagccattcacctgctcagtctgtgggaagggattcactcagtcgccCCAACTACTggctcaccagtcagttcacaatggggagtggccataG